The region AAGGATGCGTGGCGTCGGAACCCTTCCCGCCGCCATTAACTAAAAACCGCTTTCCCGCACGGTCTCTACGAGAGAAATTGCGGAACACATGACGAACGCGATTCGCATTCTCGGGCTCGATCCCGGCCTCCGGCGCACCGGCTGGGGCGTCATCGTCATGGACGGCTCGCGCCTGACCCATGTGGCCCACGGGGTCATCGCCCCCGACGAGGCCGCGGCCTTCGCGACCCGCCTGCTGACCCTGTTCGAGGGGATCGAGGCGGTGATCGCCGCGCACGCCCCCGACGAGGCGGCGGTGGAGGAGACCTTCTTGAACACCAACGCCCAATCCAGCCTCAAGCTTGGCCACGCCCGGGCCGCGGCCCTGATCGCGCCCGCCCGGGCCGGACTGCCCGTGGCCGAATACGCCAGCCGCCACGTCAAGAAGGCGGTGGTCGGCACCGGCGCCGCCGACAAGGACCAGATCGGCTTCATGATCGCCCGCATCCTGCCCGCCGCCAGCGGAGTCGCGGCCGACGCCGCCGACGCCCTGGCCGTGGCCATCGCTCACGCCCACGCCCGTGGCCGGGCCGCCGAGCCCGTCACGACCCGCGCGCCTGTCCGATCCCGCAAGGGCTCGTCCGGCGCGGCCTGGGAAGCGGCGCTCGCCGCCCGGGGGGTGCGATGATCGGCCGTCTGCGCGGCGCCGTCGCCGAGGTGGGCGAGGAAGAGGCCCTGATCGACGTCATGGGCGTCGGCTATGTGGTCCGCTGCGGCTCACGCACGCTTGGCCGCCTGCCGGCTCTGGGCGAGGAGACCCTGCTGCACATCGAAAGCCAGTGGAGCGAGAGCGCCGGCCTGCGCCTGTACGGCTTTGGCACCCGCGAGGATCGCCGCGCCTTCGTCCTGCTGCAGGCGATCCAGGGCGTGGGTCCCAAGGCCGCCATGGCGGTGCTGGACGTGCTGACCCCCGCCGAACTGGCCGGCGCCGTGGCGCGCGAGGACAAGGCCGCCGTCGGCCGCGCCCAGGGCGTGGGTCCCAAGCTGGCGCTGCGCATCGTCACCGAGCTGAAGGACAAGCCGATCACCGACGGGCCGATCAGCTTCTCGTCGTCGGCCGCCCCGTCGCCCGTCGCCGCCAAACCGTCCGCTTCGGGCGAGGCCGTGGTCGGCCTGATGGGCCTGGGCATCGCCGAGGCGCAGGCCCGCCGCGTGGTCGAGGCCGCCGCCATCCGCCTGGGCGAGGAGGCTGACGTCTCGGCCCTGATCAAGGCCGGTCTGCAGGAGCTTGGCCGGTGACGCGCATCGTCTCCGGCGAGCAGGCCCCGCTCGAAGCCTCGGACAAGGCCCTGCGGCCCCAGACCCTGGCCGAGTTCGTGGGCCAGGCGCAGGCCAAGGCCAATCTGAAGATCTTCATCGAGGCCGCGAGGGGCCGGGGCGAGGCCCTGGATCATGTGCTGCTGTTCGGACCTCCGGGGCTGGGCAAGACCACCCTGGCCCAGATCGTGGCCCGCGAGCTGGGCGTGAATTTCCGCGCCACCAGCGGCCCGGTCCTGGCCAAGGCCGGGGACCTGGCGGCGATCCTGACCAATCTGGAAGCCAACGACGTCCTGTTCATCGACGAGATCCACCGCCTGCCGCCGAACGTGGAGGAGATCCTCTATCCGGCCATGGAGGATCACGTGCTGGATCTGGTGATCGGGGAGGGGCCGTCGGCCCGCTCGATCCGTATCGATCTGGCGCCCTTCACCCTGGTGGCCGCGACCACGCGGGCCGGGATGCTGGCCACGCCGCTGCGCGACCGTTTCGGCATTCCGGTGCGGCTGGAGTTCTATACGCACGAGGAGCTCAAGCACGTCCTGCTGCATGGGGCCCGCAAGATGGGCGCGCCCCTGGCGGAGGACGGCGCCATGGAGATCGCGGCCCGCGCTCGCGGCACGCCCCGCGTGGCCGGCCGTCTGCTGCGCCGGGTGCGCGACTTCGCCACCGCCGACGGGGCGACCGTCATCGACAAGGGCCACGCCTCGCGCGCCCTGGCCCGGCTGGAGGTGGACGAGGTCGGTCTCGATAGCCTGGACCGCCGCTATCTGCGCGCGCTGATCGAGCACTACAACGGCGGCCCGGCGGGTGTTGAGACCCTGGCCTACGCCATCGCCGAGGCCCGCGACGCGGTCGAGGACGTGATCGAGCCCTATCTGATGCAGCAGGGCTTCATCCAGCGCACCCCACGCGGCCGCGTGGCCTGCGCCAAGGCCTACCTCCACATCGGCCTGACCCCGCCGCCCCAGCCAACCCCGCAGGGCGGGCTGTTCGAATGACCGGCCGGCCGGCGGCTCAGCTCTGGGCGTTGCTGGCCTTGCAAATCGGCCTGACGCTGGCGGCTTCGCTGCTCGCCATCAGAGCCGCGGGCGCTTCATCTCTCATGTTGGCGGTTCAGGCTGGGGCAGGGGTCGTCGCCGTCATCCTGCTCATCGCCGCCGCCCGATGGGCCCCGGCGCGGGACGGCGCCCAGACGACGCTGGTCATGGCGGTCTGCCTGGGCGTGCTGATCCTGACCCTTCTGTTCGGCATCACGGTCGATGGCGCGACCCGGTGGATCGCCATCGGCCCGCTGCTGCTCCATCTGGCATCTATTTTCCTTCCAGCGGCGGTCTGGACCTTCGCCTTGCGCCCCGCCACCCTGCCGAGCCTTCTGCTCTGCGCCGGGATCGCCGCCGTGCTCGCCGCGCAGCCGGATGGCGGTGCGGCGGTCGCCTTCGCCTTGGCGGTCGTAGCTCGGCTTTGGGTTCATCGAGCACGTCTCGACCTCGCCTCCGCCGCCGTGGCCCTTATTGCGGCGGTTTGGGCCTGGACGCGGCCGGACAGCCTGCTGGCGGTCAGCTACGTGGAGGAAGTGGTCTCGACCGCCTTCGCGGCCTTGCCGGTGGTCGGGGTGTTCGCCGGCCTGATGCTGGCGCTGCTGCCGGCGCCCTTCCTGATTGCGGGCTTTAAGACGACGTCGGCCGCACCCCTGGCGCTAGGCGCCCTCTGGGGCGGCTTCATCCTGGCCGGGATCTTCGGCAACTTCCCGACGCCGGTGATTGGCTATGGCGCCTCGCCCCTTCTGGGCTGGTGCGTTTCGTTTGGCCTGCTGCTGGCGCATCTAGCCGGGGCCAAGGCCTCCTTGTCAGCCGAGGGACGCCCATGACCGAGCCCACCTCCGGCGCCCTGCATGGGCGCGAGCATCATCTTCCGGTGCGGATCTACTACGAGGACACCGATTTCACCGGGGTCGTCTATCACGCCAACTACCTGCGCTATTTCGAGCGGGGGCGGAGCGATTTCCTGCGTCTGGCGGGGGTGTCGCATACCGACCTGGCGGAGCGCGAGGACCCCGCCGCCTTTGTCGTCGTGCGCATGGAGATCGACTTCAAGCGCCCGGCCAAGGTGGACGACGCCCTGACGGTGGTGACCCTGTACGACGCCGTCAAAGGCCCGCGGTTGCTGGTGACCCAGAGGATCATGCGAGGCGAGGAGCTGATCGCTCAGGCGGCGGTGGAGGCGGCCTGCATCACCATGGACGGCCGTCCAAGGCGCCCGCCGGCCGGACTTGTGGAACGCCTGTCACCCTTGTTCGCTAAGCAGGCCTGAGCGCGGCGGGGCGGCGCAAAAGCCGTTTATCAAGCCACGCCATAGTTTCACCATCCCCCCGGGTCATGGCAAACGGACCCGAACCGACACTGATTCGCACGACGGAGACCGCATGGACACCGCAGCCGCCGCCAACTTCTCGTTCCTGCACCTGTTCATGCAGGCCGACTGGATCATCAAGCTGGTGATGATCGGGCTGGGCCTGGCCTCGCTCTGGTCCTGGGCGGTGATCCTGGACAAGACCTTCAAGTTCATGACCCTCAACCGCGAGGCTGACCGCTTCGAGGAAAAGGTCAGCGGCGGGCGCTCGCTGGAAGACGTCGCGGCCGAAGCAGGGACCAGCCCGACCCAGCCTCTGCCCAGGATGCTGGTCGGGGCGCTGAAGGAATGGCGCGACGCCCGCGCCAAGGGCCGCATGGACGACGCCCAGACGGCCATGCTGATCACCCGCATCGACCGCACCCTGGACAACACCATCGCCCGCGAGACGTCCAAGGCCGAGGACGGCCTGGGCCTGCTGGCCATCGTGGCCACCGCCTCGCCGTTCATCGGCCTGTTCGGCACGGTCTGGGGCATCATGAACGCCTTCCAGGCGATCGCCGCCGAGAAGAACACCTCCCTGGCCGTGGTCGCCCCGGCTATCGCCGAAGCCCTGTTCGCCACGGCTCTTGGCCTGATCGCCGCCATCCCGGCCTATATCGCCTACAACAAGTTCTCGACCGACGCGGCCAAGTTCGGCGGCCGGCTGGAGAACTTCGCCGACGACCTTTCGACCGCGATCCAGCGCCGCCTGGCGGAGCGCTGATCCATGGGCATGTCCTCCCACGACGCCTTCTCGACCAACAGCGGTCGGGGCCGGCGCCGGCGGGGCCGCCGTCGCGGCGCCCTGTCGGAGATCAACGTCACGCCGCTGGTGGACGTGATGCTGGTGCTGCTGATCATCTTCATGATCAGCGCCCCGCTGCTGACCGCCGGGGTCGAGGTCGAACTGCCCAAGACCGAAGCGGGCGCCATGCAGGACCAGAAGGAGCCGCTGACGGTCTCCATCCGCCAGGACGGCGCGGTGTTCGTGGGCGAGACCCAGATCGCCTTCGCCGAACTGGCCCCGCGCCTGAACGAGATGGCGGGCGAAGGCTCGGAGACCCCGATCTTCGTGCGGGCCGATGGCCGCGCCGCCTATGAGATCGTCGCCCAGGTCATGGCCTCGCTGTCCACGTCGGGCTTCACCAAGATCAACCTCGTCACCGAGACGGGCGGGCCGTCCTCCGGCGCGTCGGCGGACAGCCCCGAGGCGCCTTAAGGATGGCGCGTGAACGGTCCAACCGCACGCCGTTCCTGGCAGGGTCGCTGATCCTGCATGCGGCGGTGATCGGCTCGATGTTCGTCTCCTGGCCCTGGATGACCAAGAAGATGGTCGTCGCCTCGGTGCCGGTGACCATCGTCGCCGAAGGCCCGACCAACGTGCGCCCGGCTGTCCAGGGCCCGGAAGACCTGGCCGCCCAGACCGAGGACCCGCAGCCCGACGCCACGCCCGAGCCGGTGGCTCCGCCCGCCCCCGTGCCGGAGCCCGCGCCGCCGACCCCGTCCCCGCGTCCCTCGCAGCAGCCGGTTCCGAAAAAGCAGACCCCGGCTCCCGCGCCGCAAAAGCCGCAGCAGAAGCCCAACCAGGCCAAGCCCAAGGAAGACAGCTTCGACCTGGACGCCCTGGCCGCCTCGATCAACAAGGGCCGCAAGCCGGCGGGCAAGCCGAACTCCGGCGCCCAGCGCGGACCGTCCCGCGCCGAAACCGCCGTGCAGGCGCGCCCGGCCGCCGGCGCGGCGACGGGCATGACCGCCTCGCAGCTCGCCACCCTGGGGGCCCAGCTGGAGCGCCTTTGGAACCCCAATTGCGAGGTCGAGGGCGGCGCGGACGTCAATCTGGTGGTGCAGGCGACGATCTCGTCCACCGGCCAGCTGGTCGGTCAGCCGCGCGTGACCAGCGGCCTGACCGGCAACCCCATCACCCAGGCGGCAGCCACTCGCGCGGTCTCCGCGTTTGGACGTGCGGCGCCCTTCTCGGTGCCGCCGGGCTTCCGCCAGCAAGCGATCTCCTTCAGATTCAACGCCAAGTCGGCCTGCTCATAATTGGATAAGGACCGTTGACCCCATGAAAGCCCGCTTCGCCTTCCTCGCCGTGGCCGCAGCCCTCGTGGCCGGCATGGCCGCGCCGGCCGTGTCGCGGGCGCAGGAACTCGTGGTCGACGTTAACAAGGGCGCGGTCGCGCCCCTGCCCATCGCCGTGCCCAACTTCTCCGGCGCGACACGCGGCGGCGACATCGCCCAGGTCATCACCGGCAATCTGGAGCGCTCGGGCCTGTTCGCGCCGGTCGCGCCGTCGCGCTTCCCCGCCCAGAACCTGGATGTGAACATCCAGCCGGTGTTCGAGAACTGGAAGGGCGTCGGCGCCCAGGCCCTGATCAACGGTCAGGTGACGGTGGAATCCGACGGCCGCTTGCGCGTCGATTTTCGCCTGTGGGACGTCTATGCCCAGCAGCAACTGCTGGGCCTGCAATTCTCCGCCCCGGCCGAGAACTGGCGCCGGATCGCCCACAAGATCAGCGACGCCGTCTATGAGCGGCTGACCGGCGAGAAGGGCTATTTCGACACCCGCGTGGTGTTCGTGGCCGAGAGCGGGAGCAAGCTGAACCGTATCAAGCGCCTGGCGATCATGGATCAGGACGGGGCCAACCCGAACTACCTGACCGACGGCTCCTACATCGTCATGACGCCCCGGTTCTCGTCGAACAGCCAGGAGATCACCTACATGGCGCTGCGGCCCACGGGGTCGAGCCTGTACCTGTTCAACCTGGAGACCGGCCGTCAGGAGACCCTTGGCCGCTTCCCCGGCATGGTGTTCGCGCCGCGCTTCTCGCCCGATGGAACGAAGGTGGCCTTCTCGGTCGAGCGGGCCGGCAACAGCGACATCTATGTGATGGACCTGCGCAGCCGCCAGTCGACGCGGATCACCACCGACCCCTCCATCGACACATCGCCGTCCTTCTCGCCCGACGGGACCAAGATCGTCTTCAACTCCGACCGGGGCGGGGCGCCGCAGCTCTACATCATGAACGCCGACGGCTCGGGCGCGCGCCGCATCTCCTATGGCGGCGGCCGCTACACCACCCCCGTGTGGAGCCCGCGCGGCGATTTCATCGCCTTCACCAAGCAGGGCGGCGGGTTCTCCATCGGCGTCATGCGGCCGGACGGCTCGGACGAGCGCATCCTGACCTCGTCGTCCCTCGAAGAGGGGCCGACCTGGGCCCCCAACGGCCGGGTGATCATGTTCTTCCGTGAAAACGGGGGCGGCGCGAAGCTGTGGACCGTGGACATCACTGGCCGCATCCTGCGTCCGGCGCCCTATCCAGGTTCAGGTTCAGACCCGGCGTGGTCGCCGCTGCTGGATTAACTGCAACCTCTACCGCGCTCCCGCGTTGGGGGTCTGAGGAACCTTACAGCCATGTTTGTGACGTCTTCTGACGTCTTTGTGACCTGAGGTCTGACGTTTTGTCATGTCTAGGTAAACAAGCTTGAGTATAGGGTTCGCTGGACGTTTTTAGCTGAGGAGGAAGCGATGAGCTTCAACACCAAGCGCGCCGTTAAACTGGCGCTTATCGGCGTAGCCGCCGCAACTCTCGCCGCCTGCGCCTCGAAGCCCAAGCCGACCCCCGCGGCTCCCGAGGCTCCGGCTCCGGCCCCGACCGCTCCGGCCTATCCGACGACCCCGCCGCCTCCTGGTCCGGTGACCAGCGGCGCCGTTCCCGGCTCGGTCCAGGACTTCGTCGTCAATGTCGGCGACCGGGTCTATTTCGACCTCGACAGCTACTCGGTCCGCGCCGACGCCGAGCCGGTTCTGGCCGGCCAAGCCGCCTGGCTGGCCCGCTATCCGGCCGTGAAGGTCCGCATCGAAGGCAACGCCGACGAACGCGGCACCCGCGAATACAACCTGGCCCTCGGCGCCCGCCGCGCCAACGCCGTCCGCGACTTCCTGGTCGCCCGCGGCGTCGCCACCTCGCGCATCGAGACGATCTCCTACGGTAAGGAACGCCCGATCGACGGCGGTTCGGGCGAAGACGCCTGGGCCAAGAACCGTAACGCCGGCACCGCCATCACCGAAGGCGCGCGCTAAGCGTTCGCCGGTCCCTCGCGGACCGGAGAGACAAGTCGAGGCCGCTCCTTCACGGGAGCGGCCTTTGCTTTGCATGTTGGGCGACGCGCCGTAATTTCGTCCCCGCCTTCGCCGAAGAGAGTCCGATGAAGCTCAAGTCCGCCGCCTTCGCCGTCCTGCTCGCCACCTCCGCGCTGACCAGCGCGGCGGCCATCGCCCAGACCCCGCTGCCCCTGGAGGCCGATCCGCTGGACGACCGTTCCGCGCGGCGGGTCGAGCGCATGGAGAAGGTGGTCCGCGAGCTGCGGTCCATCGTCTTCCAGGGCCGCGACACCGGAAAGCCGGTGGTGGTCCAGCCGGCCGAAACCGAGGCCATGATCCAGACCATGGCCACCCGGGTCACGGACCTGGAGGAGAGCCTGACGCGCCTCAACAGCCAGAACGAGACGCTGGGCTTTGACCTGACCCAGGCCAAGCGCGAGGCGTCCGACGCCAAGGCCCAGGTCGCCGCCCTGACCGAACGGCTCAACGCCATGGAGCAGAAGCTGGCCGCCGCGACGGTCGCGCCCGCCATGGCCGAACCGGGCGAGCCGGGCGGGCTGCCCATGGCCACGGACGCTGATCCGGAAGCCGCTTTCCAGTCGGCCCGCCAGCTGCTGCTGAACGGCGACTATGACGGCGCCGAGCGCGCTTTCGCTGGCTTCGTCGAGCAACACGGCGACAGCCCCAAGGGCGCCGAGGGGCGCTACTGGCTGGCCGAGACCCTGTATGTCCGCCAGGCCTATGCCGACGCCGCCGGCGCCTATATCGGCGCGATCCGCGGCTGGCCCAAAACCGCCTGGGCGCCCGACGCCGTGGTCAAGCTGGCTCGCTCGCTGGCGGCCATGAACCGGGCCGCCGACGCCTGCAAGACCCTGGACGAGCTCCCCAAGCGCTATCCGAACGCCTCGGCGGCGGTGAAGAGCCGCGCGGCGACCACCCGGACCCAGGCCAAGTGCGCCTGACGTCGGCGCTGGCGGCTTTTGACCGCCGGCTGCTGTCCGACGTCTCCACCCCGCTCGCCGTCGCCTTTTCGGGGGGCGGCGACTCCCTGGCCCTTCTGCTGATCGCCGACGACTGGGCCAAGGCCCACGGCCGGCGTCTGGTCGTCCTGACGGTCGATCATGGCCTCAATCGCGCCAGCGCCGACTGGACCCGCCGTTGCGCCGAGGTGGCGGCGAGGCTGGGCCATACGTTCCGAGCCCTGTCGTGGACCGGCGACAAGCCTTCCTCGGGCTTGCCCGCAGCCGCCCGCAAGGCCCGGCACGCCCTGCTGGCCGTCGCCGCCCGCGACGCTGGTGCGCGGGTGATCCTGCTGGGCCACACCGCCGACGACCTGGCCGAGGGCGCGGCCATGCGGGCCGAGGGCTCCACCGTCTCCGACCCCCGCGAATGGTCGCCGTCGCCGGCCTGGCCGCAGGGGCGAGGTATGTTCCTGCTGCGGCCGCTGCTGGGCCTGCGCCGGGCGGAAATCCGCGACTGGCTGCGCGACCGGGGCCAGGACTGGATCGACGACCCGGCCAATGAGGACCCCCGCTTCGCGCGCAGCCGCGCGCGCGCCAGCCGGCCGCCGCTGAGCGAGGCGGAGGAGCCGGTTAGCAGCGGCCCAGCCGCTGACCCCGAGGCCGCCCGCTGGGGCCTTCTGCGGCTTCCTCGCGACCTTGGCGCCCACAGCCTCGCCGCCGCCTGCCTGAGCGCCGCCGGGACGGACAGCCCGCCTCGCGGGGAGCGGCTGGAGCGCCTGATGCGCCAGGTCCATGGCGGCGAGGCGTTCACGGCGACCCTCGCGGGCGCCCGCATCGAGGGAGAGGGCGGCGGCCTTAGCATCGCCCGCAACGCCGGAGAGGCGGCGCGGGGCGGCTTGGCCCCCATGCCGCTCGCACCGGGTCAGGCCGCCGTCTGGGACGGCCGCTTCGAACTGATAGCGCAGGAGCCGGGGTTTACCGTCGGCCCGTTGAGGGGCCTGAGCGCCGGCCTGCCGCCCGTGCAACGGCTAGCCCTGAAAGCCGTCCCGGCCATCGCTCGGCCTGCTTTGCCCATTGTGTTCAAGATGGACGGGGCAATCGCCTGTCCGCTGCTGGACGGCCAAACCCCAGTACGTGTAAGGGCTCTGGCCGCAGAACGGCATTCGGCCGCCTGCGGCCTAACGACCCGCGAACCGGCCTGAAACGCACACGTCCGTGGCGAAAACGGACTGGTCATCCTATCTTGCGAAGGTCGCCCCATTGGGCGGGAGAAGATTGAACAGCCATGAACCTGCGTAACCTGGCCATCTGGGGCGTCATCCTCGTCGTAATGATCGGCGGCTATAGCGTCGTCACTCAGGGCTCGCGTAGCGGCGGCTCGGCCGGCGAGATCACCTATTCGGAGCTTCTGCGTCGCATTGACCAGGGCGGGGTGAAGAGCGCCGTGATCCACGGGCAGGTCGTCGAGGCGCGCGGCGCCGACGGCAAGGCCGTGACGGTCATGGCTCCGCCGAACTCGGAAGACCTGATCAAGCGTCTGGAGGCGCGGGGCGCCGACATCCAGATTAAGTCGCCGGGCGGCAACACCCTGCTGACCATCCTGTTCAACATGCTGCCGATCCTGCTGCTGATCGGGGTGTGGATCTTCTTCATGCGTCAGATGCAGGGCGGCGCCCGGGGCGCCATGGGCTTTGGCAAGTCCAAGGCCCGCCTGCTGACCGAGAACAAGAACCGCGTCACCTTCGACGACGTGGCCGGCGTGGACGAGGCCAAGGAAGACCTGACCGAGATTGTCGACTTCCTGAAGGACCCGGCCAAGTTCCAGCGCCTGGGCGGCAAGATTCCCAAGGGCGCGCTGCTCGTGGGCCCTCCCGGCACGGGTAAGACCCTGCTGGCTCGCGCCGTCGCGGGCGAGGCGGGCGTGCCGTTCTTCTCGATCTCGGGTTCGGACTTCGTGGAGATGTTCGTCGGCGTCGGCGCCAGCCGCGTGCGCGACATGTTCGAGCAGGCCAAGAAGAACGCCCCCTGCATCATCTTCATCGACGAAATCGACGCCGTCGGCCGCCACCGCGGCGCCGGCCTGGGCGGCGGCAACGACGAGCGCGAGCAGACCCTCAACCAGCTGCTGGTGGAGATGGACGGCTTCGAATCCAACGAAGGCATCATCCTGATCGCCGCCACCAACCGTCCCGACGTGCTGGACCCGGCCCTGCTGCGTCCCGGCCGCTTCGACCGTCAGGTCGTGGTGCCGAACCCCGACGTGACGGGCCGCGAACGCATCCTGCGCGTCCACATGAAGAACGTGCCCCTGGCCGCCGACGTGGACGTCAAGACCCTGGCCCGCGGCACTCCTGGCTTCTCGGGCGCGGACCTGTCGAACCTGGTCAACGAGGGCGCCCTGATGGCCGCGCGCAAGAACCGCCGCATGGTCACCATGAACGACTTCGAGATGGCCAAGGACAAGGTCATGATGGGCGCCGAGCGCCGGTCGCTGGCCATGAACGACGAAGAAAAGAAGCTGACCGCGTATCACGAGGGCGGCCACGCGATCATCGCCCTGAACGTTCCCTGCGCCGACCCGGTCCACAAGGCGACCATCGTCCCGCGGGGCCGCGCCCTGGGCATGGTGATGCAGCTGCCGGAAGGCGACCGCTATTCCATGAAGTACCAGCAGATGACCAGCCGTCTGGCCATCATGATGGGCGGCCGGGTGGCCGAGGAGCTGATCTTCGGCAAGGAGAATATCACCTCGGGCGCCAGCAGCGACATCAAGGCGGCCACCGATCTGGCCCGCAACATGGTCACGCGCTGGGGCTATTCGGACAAGCTGGGCACCGTGGCCTATGGCGACAACCAGGAAGAGGTGTTCCTGGGCCATTCGGTCGCCCGCACCCAGAACATCTCGGAGGCGACGGCCAAGCTGATCGACGCCGAGGTCAAGCGCCTGGTGGACTATGGCCACGACGAGGCGCGCCGGATCCTGACCGAGCGGATCGACGACCTGCACACCCTGGCCAAGAGCCTGCTGGAGTACGAAACCCTCAGCGGCGAAGAGATCAACGGCGTGCTCAAGGGCATCAAGCCCAACCGCGACGAGCCGGAAGTGAAGCTGCCGGGCAATCCGACGGTTTCGGTGCCGATCACCTCGACACCAGCCACCGCCTGATGCGTTAAGGGGGAGCATGAAGCTCCCCCTTTTCTTTTGCGCCCTGGCGCTGGCGGCGGCCCCGATGACGGGACAGGCCCAGACGGCGGCCCCGCAGCCCATCGGCGCCGCGCTGGAGCGCTATCCCTATCCTCATCCCGTGGCGTTCCTGCCCGTGGTCGTCGAGGCCGACGGCAAGCGGGTGGAGACGCGCCTGGCCTATATGGACGTGGCCCCCACTAGCCTGGCCAACGGGCGCACGGTGCTGTTGCTGCACGGCCGCAACTTCCCGGCCAGCTATTGGGCGCAGACGATCAAGGTGCTGACCGGCGCCGGCTATCGGGTGATCGCGCCCGACCAGGTCAATTTCGGCAAGTCGGGCCGGGTGGACGGCATGGCCGTCAGCTTCGACGCCATGGCGCAGCATACGTGGGCGCTGCTGGATCACCTGCGGATCGAGAAGGTGGATGTGGTCGCCCATTCCATGGGCAACATGGCCGGGACGCGGCTGGTGCTGGCCCATCCGGGCCGGGTCGGCAAGCTGGTCATGTACGCGCCCATCGGGCTGCAGGACTACCGTCCACTGACGCCGCCGACCGATCCGGAAGCTGCTGTTCGCGCCGAGAGCGCCAAGGACGCGGCGGCCTATCGCAAGGAGTTGGTCGGCTCCTACGGCCTGGCGTCTTCCGAGGTGATCGAGTCGTTCGTGGCCCTGCGCGAGGACCTTCGCGCGTCGACCGACTGGCCGCTTTACGTGCGCACGTTCAACGCCAGCGCCGTGGCTATCCGTGACCAGCCGGTGGTTCAGGAGCTGCCCCGGGTGGTGACCCCGACCCTGTTCCTGGTCGGAGAGACCGACCGCGCCGCGCCGGGCAAGGCCCACGCGGCCGAGGCCGACAAGGGCAAGTACAAGCCGGTGGCCGAACTGGCCCAGGCGATCGCCCCGACCATGCCCGCCGCCCAAGTGCAGGTGTTTGACGGGCGCGGCCACCTGATCCATCTGGAGGATCCGCAGGCCTTCCATAAGGCCGTCCTCGACTTTCTGGCCCAATGACCACACACGCTCGCCCCCTGGTGATGGGGATCGTCAATGTCACGCCGGACAGCTTCTCCGACGGGGGCAAGTTCGTGGGGCTGGAGGCGGGGCTGGCGCATGCGCGGCGGCTGATCGACGACG is a window of Caulobacter sp. NIBR2454 DNA encoding:
- the pal gene encoding peptidoglycan-associated lipoprotein Pal, with the protein product MSFNTKRAVKLALIGVAAATLAACASKPKPTPAAPEAPAPAPTAPAYPTTPPPPGPVTSGAVPGSVQDFVVNVGDRVYFDLDSYSVRADAEPVLAGQAAWLARYPAVKVRIEGNADERGTREYNLALGARRANAVRDFLVARGVATSRIETISYGKERPIDGGSGEDAWAKNRNAGTAITEGAR
- the ybgF gene encoding tol-pal system protein YbgF, whose amino-acid sequence is MKLKSAAFAVLLATSALTSAAAIAQTPLPLEADPLDDRSARRVERMEKVVRELRSIVFQGRDTGKPVVVQPAETEAMIQTMATRVTDLEESLTRLNSQNETLGFDLTQAKREASDAKAQVAALTERLNAMEQKLAAATVAPAMAEPGEPGGLPMATDADPEAAFQSARQLLLNGDYDGAERAFAGFVEQHGDSPKGAEGRYWLAETLYVRQAYADAAGAYIGAIRGWPKTAWAPDAVVKLARSLAAMNRAADACKTLDELPKRYPNASAAVKSRAATTRTQAKCA
- the tilS gene encoding tRNA lysidine(34) synthetase TilS, whose product is MRLTSALAAFDRRLLSDVSTPLAVAFSGGGDSLALLLIADDWAKAHGRRLVVLTVDHGLNRASADWTRRCAEVAARLGHTFRALSWTGDKPSSGLPAAARKARHALLAVAARDAGARVILLGHTADDLAEGAAMRAEGSTVSDPREWSPSPAWPQGRGMFLLRPLLGLRRAEIRDWLRDRGQDWIDDPANEDPRFARSRARASRPPLSEAEEPVSSGPAADPEAARWGLLRLPRDLGAHSLAAACLSAAGTDSPPRGERLERLMRQVHGGEAFTATLAGARIEGEGGGLSIARNAGEAARGGLAPMPLAPGQAAVWDGRFELIAQEPGFTVGPLRGLSAGLPPVQRLALKAVPAIARPALPIVFKMDGAIACPLLDGQTPVRVRALAAERHSAACGLTTREPA
- the ftsH gene encoding ATP-dependent zinc metalloprotease FtsH — its product is MNLRNLAIWGVILVVMIGGYSVVTQGSRSGGSAGEITYSELLRRIDQGGVKSAVIHGQVVEARGADGKAVTVMAPPNSEDLIKRLEARGADIQIKSPGGNTLLTILFNMLPILLLIGVWIFFMRQMQGGARGAMGFGKSKARLLTENKNRVTFDDVAGVDEAKEDLTEIVDFLKDPAKFQRLGGKIPKGALLVGPPGTGKTLLARAVAGEAGVPFFSISGSDFVEMFVGVGASRVRDMFEQAKKNAPCIIFIDEIDAVGRHRGAGLGGGNDEREQTLNQLLVEMDGFESNEGIILIAATNRPDVLDPALLRPGRFDRQVVVPNPDVTGRERILRVHMKNVPLAADVDVKTLARGTPGFSGADLSNLVNEGALMAARKNRRMVTMNDFEMAKDKVMMGAERRSLAMNDEEKKLTAYHEGGHAIIALNVPCADPVHKATIVPRGRALGMVMQLPEGDRYSMKYQQMTSRLAIMMGGRVAEELIFGKENITSGASSDIKAATDLARNMVTRWGYSDKLGTVAYGDNQEEVFLGHSVARTQNISEATAKLIDAEVKRLVDYGHDEARRILTERIDDLHTLAKSLLEYETLSGEEINGVLKGIKPNRDEPEVKLPGNPTVSVPITSTPATA
- a CDS encoding alpha/beta fold hydrolase, which gives rise to MKLPLFFCALALAAAPMTGQAQTAAPQPIGAALERYPYPHPVAFLPVVVEADGKRVETRLAYMDVAPTSLANGRTVLLLHGRNFPASYWAQTIKVLTGAGYRVIAPDQVNFGKSGRVDGMAVSFDAMAQHTWALLDHLRIEKVDVVAHSMGNMAGTRLVLAHPGRVGKLVMYAPIGLQDYRPLTPPTDPEAAVRAESAKDAAAYRKELVGSYGLASSEVIESFVALREDLRASTDWPLYVRTFNASAVAIRDQPVVQELPRVVTPTLFLVGETDRAAPGKAHAAEADKGKYKPVAELAQAIAPTMPAAQVQVFDGRGHLIHLEDPQAFHKAVLDFLAQ